One Rhipicephalus microplus isolate Deutch F79 chromosome 4, USDA_Rmic, whole genome shotgun sequence genomic window carries:
- the LOC142814791 gene encoding uncharacterized protein LOC142814791, producing MYNMDFVKPPPPLRTNGEISKNWQGFKQRFELFLTASETSGKPRKEATKTALLLSIAGEEAIEIFNTFEYQQEEDSSDYKTVVQKFDAYFAGQSNEVHERYVFRSRIQKPGEPFEHFVRDLKTQAASCNFGSLKESMIRDQIVYGTTDSNLREKLLRDNNLTLQKAELAGKAAEAAAGHQEVWARELKEVDPVGVAPIDKTFSPGPAFSKCLRCGRKHAPRSCPAFGMKCRKCHRRNHFAICCKTTTEVHELRGSEDNFDILDVSNLGKIPRDWTVRAQIKNLPVNLKVDTGAQANLLPLSCYLKMRPQPPLNPSSAVLRSYGGGAIQHVGVIRTEVTLNDSTSVLDFFIVRKGRQAILGLQACQLMRLVPRVYSVSKSNHECIFDEFRHLFTGTGCVQRAYKMVLRDGAIPVVQAARRVPVALQEPLKMELDRMQRASIITKVTEPTDWGSSSSWPTCSREPQAGKRVTPTATM from the exons ATGTACAACATGGATTTTGTGAAGCCACCGCCCCCACTACGTACTAATGGGGAAATCAGCAAGAACTGGCAGGGCTTCAAGCAGCGCTTCGAGTTGTTCTTGACCGCGTCGGAGACCAGTGGCAAACCCCGAAAGGAAGCAACAAAGACTGCCCTCCTCCTAAGTATCGCAGGTGAGGAAGCCATTGAGATCTTTAACACGTTCGAATACCAGCAAGAGGAGGATAGCAGCGATTACAAAACAGTCGTGCAGAAGTTCGATGCATATTTTGCCGGACAGAGTAACGAAGTGCACGAACGCTATGTATTTCGCTCAAGGATCCAGAAGCCGGGAGAACCCTTCGAACATTTTGTGAGGGATCTGAAAACGCAGGCAGCATCGTGCAACTTTGGCAGTCTTAAGGAGTCGATGATCAGAGACCAGATCGTTTACGGGACTACTGACAGCAACCTTCGAGAAAAGCTGTTAAGGGACAACAATTTGACACTACAAAAGGCCGAGCTGGCAGGTAAAGCCGCAGAAGCAGCAGCGGGACACCAAGAAGTTTGGGCACGCGAACTGAAAGAAGTAGATCCGGTAGGCGTGGCTCCTATTGACAAAACTTTTTCGCCAGGACCCGCCTTTTCTAAGTGTCTGAGATGTGGGCGCAAGCATGCACCACGAAGCTGTCCAGCGTTCGGGATGAAGTGCCGGAAGTGCCACAGGCGCAACCATTTCGCCATATGCTGCAAAACAACCACGGAAGTTCACGAGCTCCGAGGCTCCGAAGACAACTTTGACATTCTGGACGTGTCAAATTTAGGCAAAATTCCACGCGACTGGACGGTGCGAGCTCAAATCAAGAACCTGCCAGTAAACCTAAAAGTCGACACGGGAGCACAAGCAAATTTGCTGCCTTTGAGCTGCTACCTCAAGATGCGCCCTCAACCGCCGCTGAATCCAAGTAGCGCGGTGTTACGTTCGTATGGAGGAGGGGCAATTCAGCACGTCGGGGTCATACGTACCGAAGTCACACTGAATGACTCGACCTCAGTACTGGATTTTTTCATCGTACGGAAGGGGCGTCAAGCGATCCTCGGACTTCAAGCATGCCAACTCATGAGGCTTGTGCCGCGTGTTTACAGCGTGTCTAAAAGCAACCATGAGTGCATCTTTGACGAAtttcgccatctgttcaccggaaCCGGGTGCGTGCAACGAGCATACAAgatggtgttacgtgacggcgCCATACCCGTCGTCCAGGCCGCACGGCGTGTTCCAGTGGCCTTACAAGAACCCCTCAAGATGGAATTGGACCGCATGCAACGAGCCAGCATTATCACGAAGGTGACCGAGCCTACAGACTGG GGAAGCAGCTCGTCCTGGCCGACATGCTCTCGAGAGCCACAAGCAGGCAAGCGGGTGACACCGACAGCGACGATGTAG